A region from the Bacteroidota bacterium genome encodes:
- a CDS encoding lamin tail domain-containing protein yields the protein MTRHKLLLGLFIGITSLMRGQVVINEIASRGTITDVNGEQNDWIELYNAGVSPVNLWNYGLSDDAINPLKWKFPNITLSPNSYLLVLANGENILTNINHWETAVNNDDVWRYFIGNSEPPSNWETPGFNDLSWLIGEGGIGYGDGDDNTIIGTTPSVYMRQSFNVTDITVLENAKFHADYDDAFVAYLNGVEIARSTNIFGTPPAYNTLATVDHEAAMYAGYDPELWEISAATINALLVEGTNYLCIQVHNAAFASSDLSSNFWLSFGINNEMEYFEDVPAWFPGAVEYNQTNFKISNTGETIYLSDVTGIILDAKYTGDIALAQSIARVPDAGSWCITTDISPSVSNNSAFCYAGYEPDPVFSITSGFYTGIQVIALSSVSATSVIHYTTDGSAVTELSPVYSFPIIIDENTVISAKCFSSGTLLPGKMIKQTYFINEDEYTLPILSISIDPGSLFDYDTGIYELGCCYDGAYPYFGANFWQPWERFAHIEYFTEDGIPQWNKDMSLEIHGGWSRAEAQKGFRVDFKNQYDGALDYPLFGAKPELGEINNFNLRNGGQHVWSYKFQDAFLAKVMKETHIDYEEWQPCMLFINGQPWGLYEIREKADEHFVESNYGVDNNNVDFLNAWGALNGSDTGFVNLYYQLMALDPASEAFYNKFETNVDVENYIDYYIGEIYYQNVDFGGYYWGVNNTKLWREQNGGKWRFLMYDTDGAMGFFGSVPSDNYIDLTRNPYYPNAFSQIFDKTLYNIELRNYFVNRFADLINTIYKSEYMEPIIYAMRDSIATEIDHQVEVWGSPTIGTVDYYVDYVLDYNVTRRNTARSHINTSFSLSGQRTITLSVEPEGAGYIKINTIIPGVSPWTGIYFDGVPVTISAIANPGYTFSNWEANDLIPLGSTDVSLTINLDESEPFVAIFNGSAIIPEIVVTEINYNSNNSIDAGDWVEIYNNGPISLDLSDWKLKDGSDAYLFNIPFGTQLASADYLVIAENMEKFNSIYPDVTNVIGGFYFNFDNSGDVIKLFDLANDPIFNVEYSDSLSWPKGADGTGRTLELIIPGIDPNSPSSWFDGCLRGSPGTYYTPCENDIVFGEINYHSSAASDAGDWIELWNTTSNDIDISGWKFVDDKDTLLYTFSSGTILNANERYVVANDITKLVSRHTSITNFTGPFQFGLDGGGEELRLIDNAGVIQFTMMYNDILPWPLEADGLGKTLELLDATGKMNEAENWFAGCPEGSPTNEFDPDCLVSINEINSVINVSVYPNPANESVFIEIESNSNNPITLIYSDNSGKILHQINYQITEPIEIKRNNISAGIYWIKIISGDDVVVKKIIWM from the coding sequence ATGACCAGACACAAATTGTTATTGGGTTTATTTATTGGAATAACTTCTCTGATGCGTGGTCAGGTTGTGATAAATGAAATTGCTTCGAGAGGTACTATTACAGATGTAAACGGAGAACAAAATGATTGGATAGAACTTTATAATGCAGGTGTAAGTCCAGTTAACTTGTGGAATTATGGTTTGAGTGATGATGCTATAAATCCTCTGAAGTGGAAATTCCCAAACATCACATTAAGTCCGAATTCTTATTTATTAGTGTTGGCGAATGGGGAAAATATTTTGACCAATATTAATCATTGGGAAACGGCAGTAAATAATGATGATGTATGGCGATATTTTATTGGAAATTCTGAACCTCCTTCCAATTGGGAAACTCCCGGTTTTAATGATTTAAGTTGGTTGATCGGCGAGGGTGGAATTGGATATGGCGATGGCGATGATAATACCATAATTGGTACAACTCCATCTGTTTATATGCGCCAATCATTTAATGTAACTGATATTACTGTTTTAGAAAATGCAAAATTTCATGCAGATTACGATGATGCTTTTGTTGCGTATTTAAATGGAGTGGAAATTGCACGTTCAACAAATATTTTTGGCACTCCGCCGGCATATAATACCTTGGCAACCGTTGATCATGAAGCGGCAATGTATGCAGGTTATGATCCTGAATTATGGGAAATTTCCGCAGCAACAATAAATGCTTTATTGGTGGAAGGCACAAATTATTTATGTATTCAGGTACACAATGCAGCATTTGCATCTTCCGACCTCTCGTCTAATTTCTGGTTGTCGTTTGGAATTAATAATGAGATGGAATATTTTGAAGATGTTCCTGCATGGTTTCCGGGCGCAGTGGAATACAATCAAACAAATTTCAAAATAAGTAATACCGGAGAAACAATTTATTTATCGGATGTTACCGGAATTATTCTCGATGCAAAATACACAGGCGACATTGCACTTGCACAAAGTATTGCGCGTGTTCCTGATGCAGGTAGTTGGTGCATTACAACTGATATTTCACCTTCCGTTTCCAATAATTCTGCATTTTGTTATGCCGGTTATGAACCCGATCCGGTATTTTCTATTACATCCGGATTTTATACCGGAATTCAAGTGATAGCACTTTCCTCTGTATCCGCAACTTCGGTGATTCATTATACAACCGACGGATCCGCAGTTACTGAATTATCACCCGTATATTCTTTTCCAATTATTATTGATGAAAATACAGTGATCTCCGCTAAATGTTTTAGTTCAGGAACATTGTTGCCGGGAAAAATGATAAAACAAACTTATTTTATTAATGAAGATGAATATACACTTCCCATTTTATCTATTTCCATAGACCCGGGAAGTTTATTTGATTACGATACAGGTATTTACGAATTAGGATGTTGTTACGATGGTGCATATCCATATTTTGGTGCAAATTTCTGGCAACCATGGGAGCGTTTTGCACATATAGAATATTTTACGGAAGATGGTATCCCACAATGGAATAAAGACATGTCGTTGGAAATTCACGGAGGTTGGAGCAGGGCAGAAGCGCAAAAAGGATTTCGTGTTGATTTTAAAAATCAATACGATGGCGCATTGGATTATCCGCTTTTTGGTGCAAAACCGGAATTGGGTGAAATAAATAATTTTAATTTAAGAAATGGTGGTCAACATGTTTGGTCCTATAAATTTCAGGATGCTTTTTTAGCAAAGGTGATGAAAGAAACACATATTGATTATGAGGAATGGCAACCTTGTATGTTGTTTATAAATGGTCAACCCTGGGGATTATATGAAATTCGCGAAAAGGCGGATGAACATTTTGTGGAAAGTAATTATGGGGTAGATAATAATAACGTTGATTTTTTAAATGCTTGGGGTGCATTAAATGGGAGCGATACAGGATTTGTTAATTTATATTATCAGTTAATGGCACTTGATCCTGCATCAGAGGCTTTTTATAATAAATTTGAAACAAATGTAGATGTTGAAAATTACATCGACTATTATATCGGAGAGATATATTATCAGAATGTGGATTTTGGAGGATATTACTGGGGAGTAAATAATACGAAATTGTGGCGCGAACAGAATGGTGGCAAATGGAGATTTTTGATGTACGATACAGATGGTGCAATGGGATTTTTTGGTTCGGTTCCTTCGGATAATTATATTGATTTAACGCGTAACCCCTATTATCCAAATGCATTCTCACAAATTTTCGACAAAACTTTATATAATATTGAGTTGCGCAATTATTTTGTGAACAGATTTGCCGACCTTATTAATACAATTTACAAATCTGAATACATGGAGCCTATCATATATGCCATGCGCGATTCCATTGCAACGGAAATCGACCATCAGGTGGAGGTTTGGGGTTCTCCAACAATAGGAACCGTTGATTATTACGTTGATTATGTTTTAGATTATAATGTAACCAGACGCAATACTGCGAGATCACATATTAATACTTCATTCAGTCTTTCCGGACAAAGAACCATAACCTTAAGTGTGGAACCGGAAGGTGCAGGATATATAAAAATAAATACTATTATACCGGGAGTATCACCATGGACTGGAATTTATTTTGATGGAGTGCCGGTTACAATATCTGCAATTGCAAATCCCGGATATACATTTAGTAATTGGGAAGCAAATGATCTAATTCCTCTTGGATCTACTGATGTTTCTCTTACAATTAATTTGGATGAATCGGAACCATTTGTTGCAATATTTAATGGATCAGCAATAATTCCCGAAATAGTGGTCACAGAAATTAATTACAACAGCAATAATTCTATTGATGCGGGTGATTGGGTGGAAATATATAATAATGGACCTATTTCATTGGATCTAAGTGATTGGAAATTAAAAGATGGATCTGATGCATATTTGTTCAATATTCCTTTCGGAACACAACTCGCTTCCGCTGATTATTTGGTGATCGCAGAAAATATGGAAAAATTTAATTCCATTTACCCTGATGTTACTAATGTTATTGGTGGATTCTATTTTAATTTTGACAACAGTGGAGATGTTATTAAATTATTTGATCTCGCCAACGATCCGATTTTTAATGTGGAATATTCCGATTCGTTATCATGGCCAAAAGGCGCTGACGGAACGGGACGCACTTTGGAATTAATTATTCCTGGTATCGATCCAAATAGTCCTTCCAGCTGGTTTGATGGTTGTTTGCGCGGATCTCCCGGAACTTATTATACACCCTGCGAAAATGATATTGTATTCGGCGAAATTAATTACCATAGTTCTGCCGCAAGCGATGCAGGCGATTGGATAGAATTATGGAACACAACATCAAATGATATCGACATTTCAGGATGGAAATTTGTTGATGATAAAGATACTTTATTATATACCTTCTCGTCCGGAACAATTTTAAATGCCAATGAAAGATATGTTGTCGCAAATGATATTACAAAGTTGGTTTCCAGACATACTTCCATTACCAATTTTACAGGACCATTTCAATTTGGTTTAGATGGGGGAGGAGAAGAACTTCGATTAATTGATAATGCAGGAGTAATTCAATTTACAATGATGTACAACGATATTTTGCCCTGGCCTCTCGAAGCAGATGGTTTAGGTAAAACACTCGAACTCCTTGATGCAACCGGAAAAATGAATGAAGCAGAAAATTGGTTCGCCGGTTGCCCCGAAGGATCTCCAACAAATGAATTTGATCCGGACTGTTTAGTTTCTATTAATGAAATTAATTCAGTTATAAATGTATCAGTATATCCAAATCCTGCAAATGAATCTGTTTTTATTGAAATAGAATCCAATTCGAATAATCCCATCACATTAATTTATTCCGATAATTCCGGAAAAATATTACATCAAATAAATTACCAAATCACCGAACCAATCGAAATCAAACGCAATAATATTTCCGCAGGAATTTATTGGATAAAAATAATTTCAGGTGATGATGTGGTTGTGAAAAAAATAATTTGGATGTAG
- a CDS encoding energy transducer TonB: MKNFITIFLILTSGNLIAQNSESTSSETIYTFVDQPPEFKGGIDALYSYLSKHINYPDEAIKNCIEGTIYMQFIVEKDGSLNDIIIKKGIGYGCDEEAQRVISNMPKWKPGKSGDKKVRVYLALPIKFEIKDECTPAPENNK, from the coding sequence ATGAAAAATTTTATTACAATATTTTTAATATTAACTTCAGGTAATTTGATCGCACAAAATTCCGAATCAACTTCTTCTGAAACTATATATACTTTTGTTGATCAACCTCCCGAATTTAAAGGTGGAATAGATGCATTGTATAGTTATTTATCGAAACACATCAATTATCCTGACGAGGCAATTAAAAATTGTATTGAAGGCACTATATACATGCAGTTTATCGTTGAAAAAGATGGTTCTTTAAATGATATAATAATTAAGAAGGGAATTGGGTATGGCTGTGATGAAGAAGCTCAGAGAGTAATAAGTAATATGCCAAAATGGAAACCCGGAAAATCAGGGGACAAAAAAGTAAGGGTATATCTTGCGCTACCCATTAAATTTGAAATAAAAGATGAATGCACGCCTGCCCCTGAAAATAATAAATGA
- a CDS encoding energy transducer TonB, which yields MKHLFFLFAIVITTTTFAQVQQPSNSIICVNPEIYPEFNGGQVALYQYLIDNLQYPADAKANCIKGTVFVKFVINETGEVSEANVARGLGYGCDEEALRVINSMPSWKPGTQNDKPVSVAFTMPVKFDIADCTVKKEPED from the coding sequence ATGAAACATCTTTTTTTTCTTTTCGCAATTGTTATTACAACGACAACTTTTGCTCAGGTTCAACAACCGTCAAATTCGATCATTTGCGTAAATCCTGAAATCTATCCTGAATTTAATGGCGGACAGGTAGCCTTGTATCAATATTTGATCGATAATCTTCAATACCCTGCTGATGCGAAGGCCAATTGTATAAAAGGAACTGTATTCGTAAAATTTGTGATAAACGAAACCGGAGAGGTTAGTGAAGCAAATGTGGCAAGAGGATTAGGTTATGGATGCGATGAAGAGGCCTTGCGGGTTATTAATTCGATGCCATCCTGGAAACCGGGCACTCAAAACGATAAACCGGTGTCTGTTGCCTTCACCATGCCCGTCAAATTTGATATTGCAGATTGTACCGTTAAAAAGGAACCGGAAGATTGA
- a CDS encoding PKD domain-containing protein: MKKTLISLILPICLLFTTRTEAQTYTIGADNGINGAMVYPTPFGDYYKNMRTQHLYRASELTAAGMTAGFISEISWDVITLPASVDETEGYTIKLLSTGTSSLSLTTWESGATTVWGPTDYTPVAGINNFVLGVPFFWDGASNIIVEICGGNPAGVFTKNARVTWTGPLGFNGSHTYNSDVEFLCAYTGPLYYDDSPGGPDYRPQIKFTQVAATNCAVVPDAGTAISTATDVCIGESFTLSIDPIVAMGITYQWARSVDGLAYSNIAGATSSNFSTTQTSSYYYKCKVTCTLSGDVETSDAVFVLQNDPLDCYCIPTYLTGTIEGDYISHVELEDIDNVTGASVAPFYTYYSGISTEISELATYTIHISVGTYETNNNVAAWIDYNQDGAFGVGEKLGEVINLAAFGTGNITFTVPISALTGTTRLRIRDAWNTVGITACDEYGFGETEDYNVEILAAVAPTAAFSYTGDPVVSFTDLSAGSPTSWSWTFGDGGISALENPTHIYSINGTYNVCLTATNAVGSNTFCQNVIIDSYLPPVSAFAYAGDPTVVFDDNSTNSPTSWSWNFGDGGTSLLQNPVHTYLTNGVYNVCLVAANATGEDISCQNVTIDSYLSPVAAFTYSGDPTVTFDDNSTNSPTSWFWYFDDGSTSTLANPVHTYAENGTYNVCLTATNGVGSNTVCQNVIIDSYLSPLADFSYTGDPNVAFTDLSTNSPDTWAWDFGDGGTSTLENPSHTYALNGTFNVCLTATNIVGSNTHCENVIIDSYIYTPVTDFSNSGDPFVSFTDLSTNIPDTWSWNFDDGGTSTLQNPTHNYTDDGVYNVCLTASNAAGSDTYCKNVTISSFPSPIASFIFSGDPNVTFADLTTNDPYAWDWDFDDGGTSTVQNPVHFFDENGTYNVCLTATAAGGSDTYCANVIITTLGSAPVTDYTWTLTGLTLFFTDISTNEPSDWLWQFGDGSISGLQNPSHSYAVTGEYNVCLTAINDYGSMDNCKIINVNPVGILTTDAEVISLYPNPVTDHTIVVLPELINDLNEITLYNAVGTQINTDQLFLNKSNTTLQINTKLLPAGTYTIKIANGSKLYIAQFVKI, encoded by the coding sequence ATGAAAAAGACTCTAATCAGCCTGATCCTCCCCATTTGCCTTTTATTTACAACGAGAACAGAAGCCCAAACTTATACAATTGGCGCAGATAATGGCATAAACGGAGCCATGGTATATCCTACTCCCTTTGGCGATTATTACAAAAACATGCGCACCCAACATTTGTATCGGGCATCAGAACTTACAGCGGCAGGAATGACCGCTGGTTTTATTTCTGAGATAAGCTGGGATGTTATAACACTGCCGGCTTCTGTAGATGAAACCGAAGGATACACCATCAAATTATTATCCACAGGAACCAGTTCTCTCAGTTTAACAACCTGGGAATCCGGAGCAACAACAGTTTGGGGTCCAACAGATTATACGCCTGTTGCCGGTATAAATAATTTTGTTTTAGGTGTTCCTTTTTTCTGGGATGGTGCCAGTAATATTATTGTTGAAATTTGCGGTGGAAATCCAGCGGGTGTATTTACCAAAAATGCGCGTGTTACCTGGACCGGTCCATTAGGTTTTAATGGTTCACATACCTATAACAGCGATGTTGAATTTCTTTGTGCTTATACGGGTCCTCTTTATTACGATGATTCACCCGGTGGCCCTGATTACAGACCTCAGATTAAATTCACACAGGTTGCTGCTACCAATTGCGCTGTAGTTCCTGATGCGGGTACGGCTATATCTACTGCTACGGATGTTTGTATTGGTGAAAGTTTTACACTTTCCATTGATCCGATAGTTGCCATGGGCATTACTTACCAATGGGCCAGATCAGTAGACGGACTCGCCTATTCCAACATTGCCGGTGCAACAAGCTCTAACTTTAGTACAACTCAAACCTCTTCTTACTATTATAAGTGTAAGGTTACCTGCACATTAAGTGGTGATGTTGAAACTTCAGATGCTGTATTTGTTTTACAAAATGACCCACTTGATTGTTACTGTATCCCCACTTATTTAACCGGAACAATTGAAGGTGATTATATTAGTCATGTTGAATTAGAAGATATTGATAATGTTACCGGTGCTTCCGTAGCGCCGTTCTACACCTATTATAGTGGAATTTCCACCGAAATTTCTGAATTAGCAACCTATACCATACATATTTCTGTAGGAACTTATGAAACAAACAACAATGTTGCAGCATGGATAGATTACAATCAGGACGGCGCCTTTGGGGTTGGTGAAAAATTAGGAGAGGTGATAAACCTTGCTGCATTCGGAACCGGAAATATCACTTTTACTGTACCAATATCCGCATTAACCGGAACAACAAGATTACGCATAAGAGATGCATGGAATACAGTTGGTATCACCGCCTGTGATGAATATGGATTTGGAGAGACGGAAGATTATAACGTAGAAATTCTGGCCGCTGTTGCACCTACTGCAGCATTCTCCTATACCGGAGATCCGGTTGTGAGCTTTACAGATCTTTCTGCAGGTTCTCCAACTTCATGGTCATGGACTTTTGGTGATGGAGGAATATCCGCACTTGAAAATCCTACGCATATTTATAGCATTAACGGAACATACAATGTTTGTCTTACTGCAACCAATGCAGTTGGCTCAAATACTTTCTGTCAGAATGTTATAATTGACTCTTATTTGCCTCCGGTTTCAGCATTTGCATATGCCGGAGACCCAACTGTTGTTTTCGATGATAATTCAACCAACAGCCCTACCTCATGGTCTTGGAATTTTGGTGACGGAGGTACATCCTTACTTCAAAATCCTGTTCATACCTATTTAACAAACGGGGTATATAATGTTTGCCTCGTTGCTGCAAATGCAACCGGCGAAGATATATCCTGTCAGAATGTAACCATCGATTCCTATTTATCTCCGGTGGCAGCTTTTACTTATTCTGGCGACCCAACAGTAACTTTTGATGATAATTCGACAAATAGTCCAACTTCATGGTTCTGGTATTTTGATGATGGATCCACTTCTACCCTGGCAAATCCTGTACATACTTATGCAGAGAATGGCACCTATAACGTTTGTTTAACTGCAACCAATGGAGTTGGATCCAATACTGTTTGCCAAAACGTAATAATTGATTCTTACCTGTCGCCTTTAGCTGATTTTTCATACACCGGTGATCCAAACGTTGCATTTACCGACCTTTCAACAAATAGTCCCGATACATGGGCTTGGGATTTTGGAGATGGTGGCACTTCCACGCTTGAAAATCCTTCACATACTTATGCACTGAACGGCACTTTTAATGTTTGTTTAACAGCTACCAATATTGTTGGATCCAATACACATTGTGAAAATGTTATAATTGATTCCTATATCTATACTCCCGTTACCGATTTCAGTAATTCCGGTGATCCATTTGTAAGTTTTACTGATCTTTCAACAAATATTCCGGATACCTGGAGTTGGAATTTTGATGACGGTGGAACGTCCACACTTCAAAATCCTACACATAATTATACCGATGATGGAGTTTATAATGTTTGTTTAACTGCATCCAATGCAGCGGGTTCCGATACGTATTGTAAAAATGTAACTATAAGCAGCTTCCCTTCACCGATCGCATCATTTATTTTCAGTGGAGATCCGAATGTTACATTCGCAGATCTTACCACAAATGATCCATATGCATGGGATTGGGATTTTGATGATGGAGGAACAAGTACAGTTCAAAATCCTGTTCATTTCTTTGATGAGAACGGAACCTATAATGTTTGTCTTACTGCAACTGCAGCGGGCGGATCTGACACTTATTGCGCCAATGTTATTATTACAACTTTAGGCTCTGCTCCGGTTACTGATTATACCTGGACACTTACAGGACTTACATTATTCTTTACCGATATTTCAACTAATGAACCTTCCGATTGGTTGTGGCAATTTGGTGATGGCTCCATTTCCGGATTACAAAATCCATCACATAGTTATGCAGTTACAGGAGAATACAATGTTTGTCTTACTGCAATAAACGATTATGGCAGCATGGATAATTGTAAGATAATTAATGTAAATCCTGTTGGCATTTTAACTACTGATGCGGAAGTGATCAGCCTTTATCCGAATCCTGTAACTGATCATACTATCGTTGTGCTTCCGGAATTAATTAATGATCTTAACGAAATCACCCTTTATAATGCTGTAGGAACTCAAATTAATACTGATCAATTGTTTTTAAATAAATCAAATACAACCTTACAGATCAATACAAAATTGTTACCTGCCGGCACTTATACCATTAAAATAGCAAATGGATCGAAATTGTATATAGCACAATTTGTTAAAATATAA
- a CDS encoding PKD domain-containing protein, producing the protein MKKIFSSVILITLINITFSQVPLTIGTTTYDYQTYGSSNNHLIAYPDGKVSASWMGSSTFTPAFNNLGTYYNHFNGVSWGSFPTARLETAKTYSTELLTVMSHEVVVADDVSRVLLFKNTTIGGTSWTETGGSDVIDGWYPMAYCPEGTDDIYVVTMKPNQEDLLFSRSDDGGETWAILESALPNTTEAWGCDLVLPDCYQVVVHGNDVYVLYGSLISDLILMHSGNKGLTWDASPTVLVNFPIDNYVAGAGETTDWDGDGDFDWVNTTDGRHEMILTDDGTVHVFAGRMQIQDVSGVTGFYYDFSKAGIYHWKTGDAAATLHDEFVIDWDGDGDPFSGITDNLDAYNWESFTFMPTASYDADIDRIYLSYMMPVEGEVSASDQNYSDLFGTYSDDGGDTWSDPINLTYSAFLGKENAYPSASPRSIGNKFHVMWQQDNEPGTSQDPAPGDDDILTNNMKYVAWEDTRFEPYNPTVDFTFTLSPGFTATFTNLSVDAEEYLWDFGDGFTSTLMNPTHTYAAGTYEVCLTGYNHYGEATTCQTVVAVNEPIADFISFGDPDVSFVDLSTGAPDTWFWDFGDGFTSTLSDPVHTYLTNGTFTVCLTVSNLAGSDTYCDDVIIDSYLAPTAYFIHSGDPIVTFTDLSTGGPTSWFWDFDDGFTSTLQNPVHTYVENGTYNVCLTATNGVGESTTCQDVVISSYTAPVAYFSHTGDPLVTFTDLSTNEPDEWFWDFGDGITSTLENPTHTFAENGTFEVCLTATNAIGSDTYCENIVIDGYAAPNALFSFAGDPDVSFTDLSTGDPTSWSWDFDDGDFSTLQNPDHTFVEDGTYNVCLTVEGPGGSDEGCMNVIINNAGSAPIAGFTYVISGPLTVTFTDISINEPTDWVWDFGDGAISGIQNTAHTYATIGSYNVCLTASNAAGFNTYCKSIELTNAINNLQTEQLNIYPNPATTSVTISMDNIDNDYVLSVYNTLGQIISVESVLINAKIIMQVNTLAAGNYVIKLNTSQAVYEGMFIKD; encoded by the coding sequence ATGAAAAAGATTTTTTCAAGCGTTATATTGATCACCCTCATCAATATAACATTTTCACAAGTTCCCCTCACGATAGGCACCACTACATACGATTATCAAACCTATGGCTCAAGCAACAACCATTTGATTGCTTACCCCGATGGGAAGGTTTCAGCAAGCTGGATGGGTTCCAGCACTTTTACCCCGGCTTTCAACAATCTCGGAACCTATTACAATCACTTTAATGGTGTGTCCTGGGGTTCGTTTCCTACAGCCCGACTGGAAACGGCTAAAACTTATTCGACAGAGCTTCTTACAGTAATGAGCCATGAAGTAGTTGTAGCAGATGACGTTTCAAGAGTTTTACTATTTAAAAACACCACTATTGGCGGCACAAGCTGGACAGAAACCGGCGGCTCCGATGTAATAGATGGTTGGTATCCAATGGCCTATTGCCCCGAAGGAACCGATGATATTTATGTAGTGACCATGAAACCAAATCAGGAGGATCTATTATTTTCCAGGTCTGATGATGGAGGTGAAACCTGGGCAATTTTGGAATCTGCACTGCCAAATACCACAGAAGCCTGGGGATGTGATCTCGTTTTACCGGATTGTTATCAGGTTGTTGTGCATGGAAACGATGTTTATGTGCTTTATGGGAGTTTGATCTCTGATCTGATTCTCATGCATTCCGGCAATAAAGGATTAACCTGGGATGCCAGTCCAACTGTGCTTGTAAATTTTCCTATCGATAATTATGTAGCAGGTGCGGGTGAAACCACGGATTGGGACGGAGACGGGGATTTTGACTGGGTAAATACAACTGACGGCCGACATGAAATGATACTTACTGATGATGGTACTGTGCATGTTTTTGCGGGAAGGATGCAAATTCAGGATGTTTCAGGTGTTACAGGATTTTATTACGATTTTTCAAAGGCCGGAATTTATCATTGGAAAACAGGAGATGCCGCAGCAACATTGCATGATGAATTTGTTATCGATTGGGATGGTGATGGTGATCCTTTTAGTGGAATAACCGATAATCTTGATGCTTACAATTGGGAAAGTTTCACCTTTATGCCCACTGCTTCGTATGATGCTGATATTGATAGAATTTATTTATCGTATATGATGCCTGTGGAAGGTGAAGTTTCGGCAAGCGATCAAAACTATTCCGATCTTTTCGGTACTTATTCCGATGATGGTGGCGATACCTGGTCAGACCCGATAAACCTTACTTATTCTGCTTTTTTGGGAAAGGAAAATGCTTATCCAAGTGCAAGTCCAAGATCTATTGGGAACAAATTCCACGTGATGTGGCAACAGGATAATGAACCCGGAACTTCGCAGGATCCTGCTCCCGGTGATGATGATATTTTAACTAACAACATGAAATATGTTGCCTGGGAGGATACCAGGTTTGAACCCTATAATCCCACTGTTGATTTTACATTTACTTTAAGTCCAGGATTTACGGCAACTTTCACCAACTTGTCAGTAGATGCCGAGGAATATTTATGGGATTTTGGAGATGGATTCACTTCAACTTTAATGAACCCTACGCATACCTATGCTGCGGGAACTTATGAAGTGTGCCTTACCGGCTATAATCATTATGGGGAAGCAACCACATGTCAAACTGTAGTGGCCGTAAATGAACCTATTGCAGATTTTATCTCATTTGGCGATCCCGATGTCTCTTTTGTTGACCTTTCCACGGGAGCTCCGGATACTTGGTTTTGGGATTTTGGGGATGGTTTTACAAGCACCTTATCAGATCCAGTGCATACTTATTTAACTAATGGAACATTCACTGTTTGTTTAACTGTTTCTAATTTAGCAGGTTCAGATACTTACTGTGATGATGTTATAATTGACAGTTACCTCGCACCAACAGCTTATTTTATTCACTCAGGTGATCCAATAGTAACCTTTACCGATCTTTCAACAGGCGGACCAACTTCCTGGTTTTGGGATTTTGATGATGGATTTACGTCAACGCTGCAAAATCCGGTTCATACCTATGTAGAAAACGGAACCTATAATGTTTGTCTTACCGCTACGAATGGAGTTGGAGAAAGTACTACCTGTCAGGATGTTGTAATATCAAGTTATACTGCTCCGGTTGCCTATTTTTCGCATACCGGCGATCCATTGGTAACCTTTACCGATCTCTCCACTAACGAACCCGATGAATGGTTCTGGGATTTTGGAGATGGAATTACCTCTACTTTAGAAAATCCAACACATACATTCGCAGAAAACGGCACTTTTGAAGTTTGCCTTACCGCTACCAATGCAATTGGTTCTGATACCTATTGCGAAAATATTGTTATAGACGGTTATGCTGCACCAAATGCTCTTTTCTCCTTTGCCGGCGATCCAGATGTGAGTTTTACTGATCTATCTACTGGCGATCCAACTTCCTGGTCATGGGATTTTGATGACGGTGATTTCAGTACCTTACAAAACCCTGATCATACTTTTGTTGAAGATGGCACCTATAATGTTTGTTTAACTGTTGAAGGACCGGGAGGCAGTGATGAGGGCTGTATGAATGTGATAATTAACAATGCGGGATCAGCACCAATCGCTGGTTTTACATATGTTATTTCAGGGCCATTAACAGTAACCTTTACCGACATTTCCATTAACGAACCAACCGATTGGGTGTGGGATTTTGGAGATGGTGCAATTTCCGGTATTCAAAATACTGCTCACACTTATGCAACAATTGGTAGTTATAATGTGTGTTTAACAGCATCCAATGCGGCAGGTTTTAATACCTATTGTAAATCTATTGAACTAACGAATGCAATCAACAATTTACAAACTGAACAACTCAACATATATCCAAATCCTGCAACAACGTCTGTTACAATTAGTATGGATAATATTGATAATGACTATGTGTTAAGTGTATATAATACCCTCGGACAAATAATTTCTGTGGAAAGTGTTTTAATTAATGCAAAAATTATTATGCAGGTTAATACATTAGCGGCAGGAAATTATGTTATTAAATTGAACACTTCGCAAGCTGTTTACGAAGGCATGTTTATTAAAGACTAA